AAAAGCAGTAATAGTGTCATGGAATTTAAAATACCATTGTCGAGAAGCCTGTTTCAGTCCATAAATTGATTTCTTAAGTTTGCAGACTAAATGTTCATTCCCTTTCTTAATGAAGCCTTCaggttgttccatgtagactTCTTCTTCCAAATCACCATTCAGAAAAGCagttttcacatccatttgatgTAGTTCCAAGTCGAAATGGGCTACAAGTGCCAAAATAATTCTAAGTGAGTCCTTCTTTGATACAGGAGAGAAGGTCTCTTTATAATCAACACCATCTTTCTGAGTGTAACCTTTGGCAACAAGTCTGGCTTTAAATCGTTCGATTAAACCGTTCATGTCGAATTTGGTCTTGAAGACCCATTTACACCCGATGCACTTGTGTCCATCAGGCAATGCGACAAGGTCCCAGACTTCATTAAAATCCATAGATTTCAACTCTTCTATCATGGCATCAACccatttattagaattattacTCTTAATGGCTAGTGAATATGAAACTGGATCGTTGCGTATCCCTATATCACATTCAGATTCTTGGAGATATACCAAATAGTCATCAGAAATTGCCGATTTTCGTTCTCGTTGAGAACGCCTTAGTGGCACTTCTGGAGGTGGTTCTTCCACATCTATTTCAATGACTTCGGCATCATCATTAAGTGGTTGGTCATTCAAGTGTTCAATATTGTTAGGTTGTTCAACAATATTTGGTACACTTGATTCTTGAGGAATTAAGGGAAGAGGGAATTCTACCCTTATTTCACTAATGACCGCATTACGAGTGTCAGAACTCCCACTGATCTCACCATTCTCAAAGAATCTTGCATTTCCAGTTTCAACAATTCTCATGCTATGATTAGGACAATAAAACCTATACCCTTTGGATTTTTCCGGGTAACCAATAAAGTAACCGCTGACTGTTCTGAAatccaatttcttttcttgcgGGGAGTATACTCTAGCCTCCGCTGGACAGCCCCAAACATGAAGGTGCTGTAAACTAGGTTTCCTACCTGTCCAAAGTTCAAAGGGAGTCTTTGGCACAGCCTTACTAGGAACCCGGTTTAATACATACATAGCGGTTCTTAGAGCATACATCCACAACGATATGGGCAAGGTAGAATTGCTCAACATACTTCTAACCATTTCCATGAGAGTTCGGTTACGTCTTTCAGCAACACCATTCTGCTGAGGCGTACCAGGCATTGTGTATTGCGCACAAATGCCATGCTTTTCTAAGTATTTGGCAAACGGTCCAGGTAATTGACCCATTTCAGTGGTACGACCATAAAATTCACCACCCCTATCAGATCGAACAATTTTCacctttctatttaattgccTTTCAACCTCAGTCACAAAATGTTCAAGTGTTTCTGCTGCCTGAGatttttcatgcaataaataaatatatccataACGCGAATAATCGTCAATAAAGGTGATAAAATACTTTTCTCCACCAAAAGTTGGGACATCAAAAGGTCCACAAATATCTGTATGTATAATTTCAAGGAGCTCAGTGCTTCTTGTGGCATTTTTCTtattgtgtttggtttgtttacCTTTAATACAATCCACACAAACAGTAAAGTCTGTAAAGTCTAAATTCGAAAGAATATTATCCTTTACAAGCCTCTTAATTCTTTCACTGGAAATGTGTCCCAGTCTTTTATGCCATAAGAATGatgaatttttattcatcGCACTATGTTTGGTTTCGTCATTATTTTGCAGGGCCATACACGCTTCTGaattattaagaaataattGGTATAAACCATCAACAATAAAACCAGAAGCAATAATATTGGAATtcttaaataaagtaaaacaattattcccaaactcaaaattaaacCCATCATAATCAAGTTTCGaaacagaaattaaatttctagaAAGAGTCGGAACATAAAGGGTGTGATACAAGTCCAAATGAAAACCATTATCTAAAATTAATCGGTATGTCCCAATAGCTTCGACTGGAGCCTTATTCCGATTTCCCATAAGCAAGAAGTTCTCATTTGGTCTTGTGGTTTGGGTCATAAGGAATCCCTGCAAGGAATTCGAAACATGAACATTAGCACCAGAATCAATCCACCAAGTATTAGATGGAACAACGATCATATTTGATTCAAAAAAGCTTGTGAATCCTAAGAATTCACCTTTCTTTTCGAACCACTGACGACGTCTGTCGCAGTCCTTCTGAAAATGTCCATCCTTTCCACAGAAGCGGCACTTGTCATTATTGCCCTTCTTCTTAAGCTTGGTTTGAGAGTTCACATTCCTTTTGGGAGGTGCACGTTTCTTGCCTTTGTCCGGCATATTCCCAACTTTCTTAGATGCTCCTTCAGTTGCAATGTGAGCATGAGATGCACTCATTCCATGCTCCTTCAGCCTTTGCTCCTCTTGGACCAACATATTTCCCAATTCATTTAGAGTCCACTTATCCTTTATAGTGTTATAGTGAATTTGGAATGGCCCATACTGAGGAGGCAAGGAAGTTAGAATGAATTGGACAAGGAAACCCTCATCCACCGGTAATCCTAACTTTCCCAGCTTGGAAGCAATGTTGTTCATGTCCATCACATGCTCGTACATGGTCCGAGAACCATCATATCGCATGCTCATAAGATCCTTCATAAGTTTTCCTGCAAGAGACTTGTCTGCAGTTTTGAAGCGATCTTCAACATTCTGCAAATATTCCTTTGCAACATCAGTCGCTGGGAGGCTTGCCTTAATATTATCGGCAACAGACATTCTGATGAACTGCAAACTTAGCCTGTTAGATTTTTCCCAAGCATTATGGGCAGTGATCTCAGCCGAACTACTTTCATCAGAAAGATCAGTTGGCTTATCATTCAACAATGCTAGGTCTAAGTCCATCACTCCCAGGGTGAACTCAAGTTTCTCTTTCCATTCAGAGAAGTTGGTTCCATTAAGTTGGGGAACGTTTGAAGTAAACAAACTAGTAGAAAATGATGCTGCAATTATAGGGAAAATTAAGAACATGAGTGCTCACATAAAGCTTTGAATAATAACAcaaacattaatttgaaaatccaTATAATAAGacataattatgaaaaactCCTTTGGGCAGTTTTGCATACAATAATAAACATCATGCTTTCAATATTCACTAATTCAGTAAttgagtaataaataaattaacgtTACCTTTGGGTAATcaccaatttaaaattaccACCATTAGTGTTCATTACATCACAAAAACACTATTTCCTTTGGGAATCTAGAATCGTTATGACAAACAAACATGAATATGCATTATAGCCACAACAAGCATGAtgaataattgattaaatagattttcatataaatatttgattataaactcttcttattttacctcactttggtgattgcaaaataaacataatataatcaaattttatggcAATAATAACAATCATTCTTATACACAACATATGcgaatatatatcaaatataatcaCATAGAATGAACaaccattaattaataaagtaattatccaatacaattcacaaatatATTCAAACGGGTTTGCCGTTGTGGATCAAAACGGGGATCTCCTTGTAAATGGGGTTGGACTCGAGAAGAAGCTGGCTTTTATTTTCCTTGTCCTCCTCTCTGTGCTCATAATCGATGCCCTTCACTGCTAACGCAACTCTCGGCCTCATTCCGAACATGCTCGGATAAAAATCCAGCAGAATCACCTTGTCTTCCATGTTCATGAAAGAGATGgagatttttgttttgttttgttttggtacAAAATCAGTGAAACATTTGCAAAGTGTGGATGTGGATTTAAAGGGCATGatagtagtacaaaatattttataatatggcCATGCCATGTTCcataaataatgttaattcATGGTTTCCTGCAAGTTTAAGTTTGACTCATACATTTAAATTCAAGTTTATTGCAATGGGACAGCCTTAATATAACGATACACAAACATCCATTTCTAGAAGAAACAAATACACACCCACATAAAGTTTActaatgaaagaaaaaacaatgaaaaccAAGTAAAATTACTTGGACGGATGGACCCAATTGAAAAACAGTTCCACATGATATCACACACCACGAGTTTGTGCACCTTGATTTAATGTTAATAAATGAGGACGTTATATTTACAATTGATTGCaatagtttaaaaatattgaatataaCACATTCAAGTTAATGTAGTTACTATTACCTGCATTTTCAGCTTCGTCTCCATTTGGAACTTTAGAAAGCAGACAAGTCAAAGAGggaaacataaattattcaaCATAAACCAACTAAgttataggagtactataaaataatatttcatgcTTTCCTCgaaattattcaataattacaaagtgcaataaaatatatgtggCCAAGTCACATGTTCAATAAACAATTACAAATAGTCATGATtcgtttaatttgtttgattgattgatttaacTATGctcaaaattatactccctccgtatcattattgagtcatttttatttttcagaaagATTGTTCAtggttgagtcattttcatatatcgtaacttttctttctttcttatttactctctcttactttatttactctatattattcactatatactttattctctctaaattttcctctctcttgctttattatctatttatttaacacatccAACATCCCTTTCTTAgactccgtgcccaaaagttccGCTTCAACTATAGTGAAGCCGAACAAGTAGAAAAAAATGGCAAGCTAGAAAGCGAAGctagaatatatatacaacaaCCACTATTAAATTAGTCCCCAACTTAATTGATACGACATTGTtttcaatcaataaaaatttgacaactaaaataattcgaaaactaaaattatcaaatgatcatatgaaaaattgaaagtggCACGTTGATGATAATCTAAATTGAACTATGGTACGTGACATATATTTTTAGGAAAGTCCATTTCTACTATTGAGGCCCAATACTAGGCCCATTTGTAAGCCCAGATAAATATTATGAGCTTTCGTTTCTATTATCAATAAACGCCTCTTTTTAGAATATCAATGCCTATTGgatgactatttttttttatcaattactagtatattaattttgctattcATACATAAATCATTTAGGAAagcatttattttatcaaaaccAATTACTACTAAATAAACTTTTGTTGGGCCTagattaacaatttaaatattttggctGAATTTATGCTAGCACATTACCTGTACCGAAATCTTTatacaaacttttttttggtatacatAAATGCCACCGGTATTATTTCTTTAGTATCTAGCCAAATGATGATTCGATATCTTTActtaatatgaaaatagagttgtaatcaatgtcgaactcttcttaaagaccgaaccaccgaaccatactaaattagggcttttagatctaggtttttatggatgagattcacaaatttataaattattttctccttcatcactagtctattttaattcatccgaaggtaaataagtcatactaacacgttacgaagatttaacttcattccagaatatattacttcattccagtaggtttttacttcattataataggattattacttcattctagtaggattattacttcattccagaatATGAANNNNNNNNNNNNNNNNNNNNNNNNNNNNNNNNNNNNNNNNNNNNNNNNNNNNNNNNNNNNNNNNNNNNNNNNNNNNNNNNNNNNNNNNNNNNNNNNNNNNTCGCATGCTCATAAGATCCTTCATAAGTTTTCCTGCAAGAGACTTGTCTGCAGTTTTGAAGCGATCTTCAACATTCTGCAAATATTCCTTTGCAACATTAGTCGCTGGGAGGCTTGCCTTAATATTATCGGCAACAGACATTCTGATGAACTGCAAACTTAGCCTTGTTAGATTTTTCCCAAGCATTATGGGCAGTGATCTCAGCCGAACTACTTTCATCAGAAAGATCAGTTGGCTTATCATTCAACAATGCTAGGTCTAAGTCCATCACTCCCAGGGTGAACTCAAGTTTCTCTTTCCATTCAGAGAAGTTGGTTCCATTAAGTTGGGGAACGTTTGAAGTAAACAAACTAGTAGAAAATGATGCTGCAATTATAGGGAAAATTAAGAACATGAGTGCTCACATAAAGCTTTGAATAATAACAcaaacattaatttgaaaatccaTATAATAAGacataattatgaaaaactCCTTTGGGCAGTTTTGCATACAATAATAAACATCATGCTTTCAATATTCACTAATTCAGTAAttgagtaataaataaattaacgtTACCTTTGGGTAATcaccaatttaaaattaccACCATTAGTGTTCATTACATCACAAAAACACTATTTCCTTTGGGAATCTAGAATCGTTATGACAAACAAACATGAATATGCATTATAGCCACAATAAGCATGAtgaataattgattaaatagattttcatataaatatttgattataaactcttcttattttacctcactttggtgattgcaaaataaacataatataatcaaattttatggcAATAATAACAATCATTCTTATACACAACATATGcgaatatatatcaaatataatcaCATAGAATGAACaaccattaattaataaagtaattatccaatacaattcacaaatatatattaggcgaataaaacaaataaaatgaactacCAAATTCATCATACTGTCTCGATTCATGCGGAAACAATTATTCCATAAAGATAGccaatcaaaatatacttttgttaaattaatcatataaattcatttacaCCGCAAAAACGTAAAACACAAATTGAATTCATTAAATTAGAATTCCCAATAATAGCGATAGTGTACAAGACATATACATCAAggtaattaatttacaaatcTCTTGAACTTTTCGAATTCGTAAAACACACGCATACAGGTATTTATACTGATTTCAATTCATCATGCAGatatatctatacatatataaaagacgagttttggaaggatttgaataattaattgcGCAAAggatgaaaatttaataaataaaaactattattaaattctttgactaatttttaaagCAATATAATGAGTAAGCagttacaaatttttaaataaaataatgaccatttaataaaatttgtaacctcttttctcttaattttataatttatgatattttaattccatgatctcatattctaattttgtacCTATAAAATGCATAGAGTTGTGGATGAATTACACACCAAAAAATCgagttgataaaataattagttgttcaaacaaaataaaatagtctgCTACCAAATTATGgtttactaataatactattgttAACATTAGGATTTAGACTTAATTGTTCTGGGAtacaactaattttatatagagAATCTAATTATCTTATCTATAGGTGATCATACtgagtaaaatatagtatattatattaagtatattttttttaaaaaaaatttgcagTATTCAGAATTGTAAAGTATCATACAAAATAGTATGTATGTTTCATGTTCCAATAAGCCACGTTTAAAAgtgcaataaataaagataaacgCTTCAACGTTCAAAGGGGctatcattattcattaatataataatattaattcaacCAATTAATGTCATGTTTTTTGTGTAgtttatcatttgaattttttttaggtcATAATTTTAAcgttttgaatattatgagttattatttattattttattaaaagtgtgatttacattaatttttagtagagaaatatgaaggatcgttttaaacatatttctCAAAAGTGTCAATACTTGATATAGTCTCTTTATTgttgtccaaataattgtgtttaacttgattccatttcaaatatgtttaattttatgtctttaggtgtaaaatgaatttatatttattcaattattattattattattatatagtatatttttctattttttaaatattaaatagttatattatttcttattttatttaaccaATTAACGATTTAAAACtgtatggaaaaaaaatattctgttgtgcatcgcacgtgggttaacactagtgtaaataaattgaaacatataATCAAGATTTCATAATCACATAATatcaagttaattaaaaattatggtTTCTATAATACGAAAATACATGAGTTCTCAACCATGCTCTGATACCACATGTTagacattatttatcatcatatatattcaagactacataattgaatataagtaAAGCAAGATCTTTGAACAACATGTAtttcatgtaaaaaataaacttaatagGATCGAGATATACCTTGGCGatccatagcggaagcgattgaGGAAGGAGGAGACGATTTCCTCGGACTTTCTTTGGCGTAGTGGCGcaactccaactccaaggatttgtttctctctctttccctcgtttatgtgttctcttgatgtgtgtgatttgatgggatcccacacttatatttataggcagagagaggacaaaccctaattatcaAACCCTAAAAACCCTTTCCATAAAAGAGgctatataataatataataataacgTTTCTTTTCTATAAAACTTGATTCCCAAGTTTAATGACAATCATAAACGTGATTCCTTACCATATttgttattaaaatatatagttattttctttgattgtCGTGGACAAAccaaaactatatatataataatatattcatttggTAGGAGTAGGAATTATATGATTTGCCAATAAATTGTAATTAAGGCCATAATTCCATTTTCCTTATTAGTCTTTGAAATTATACGACTAATTGATTTGGCCGATAATTAATCACATGTCTAAGAAACGTCTCATTTAATAATTAGGGAAAAAAGTGTCTAATACCAAGTCaatgtattatattaaaaatccaattctatttaggaTTCTATCACGTGTCACATGTGTGAGACATAAAACTTACATATTATAGATGAGATCAAGTGTCATCCTTCTCCTCCAATTTCTCTCCAACAAAAACAAGTTCAATCTCTCACTCAAAAACTCAACTTCTTGCTGGAATTTCTTGAGGGCGACCAAGTTGATGCATTGGAGCTTCGCATTGCAGATGCAACGTATGCAGCAGAAGATGTGATCGAGTCGTATTTAGTTGAAAATATTCACCTTGCTGCAGCAGCAACAACTCATGATCGTGAAGAAGGTATGCAGAAGATAATACaagaatttgatttgataCAAACAGAGGTGGATGAAGCTAAGTGTCGTCAGCAGCAGAGAGATGTCTCCGATCATTCTGATTTCAGAGCCAATTCTCGAAAGAGGAAGAGTTGCATGGTGGAGTTTGATGATTTGGTTCATGAACTCATGGATAAGCTCGTTGGAGGAGATCTCGATCGCCAAGTCATCCCAATGTAGGGATGGGCGGAATTGGTAAGACCACTCTTTCCACACACGTGTTTCAAAATCCACTTATAAGAGATCGTTATGATGTTTGTGTTTGGGCTACGGTGTCTCAAAGTTATAATATAGGAGAAATTTTTGGCGAAATTCTCGATCAGATAAGAGGGAAGTCAAGTGGCAAGAGTGAGGACGAATTAGGAGAAGAGTTGCACAAATATTTATTCGGTGGGAAATATCTCGTTGTAATGGATGATATGTGGAGTATAGAAGTGTGGGATAAGTTGAAGTTTTTCCTTCCAAAAAACGATAATGGAAGTAGAGTATTGGTAACAACTAGGCTATCAAACTTGGCTTCCGAGTTGAGCGAATCCCATACACTCGATATGAGCTTTTTAGAGGTGGATAGCAGTTGGGAATTGTTCTCCAAAATTGTTTTTGGGGATAAACCCTTTCCATTTGAACTCAAGGAAATTGgaaagaaaattttggaaaagtgTAATGGACTTCCTTTGTCAATTGTCGTAATTGGAGGCCTTTTGGCAAAATCCGAACCTACACGAAAATATTGGGAGCACATAGAAGGAAACTTGAGTTCAACTGTGAATTCTGAAAATGCAGAATATTgctttagaatattaaaattgagcTATAACCATTTACCTGCCCATATAAAGCCGTGTTTCATGTATATGGGAGTGTTTGAGGAAGATCGTGCAATTAGAGTCTCAACCCTCATCAACCTATGGGTCTGTGAAGGATTTCTCAAACCCGTAAACAATAAAAGCTTGGAAACAGTTGCAGAAGAGTACTTGAAAGAGCTAGTTGACAGAAATCTCGTTATAGTTCATGAGTTGGGGTTACTCGGTAACATGAAGTATTGCAAGATTCATGATTTACTAAGAGATCTATCTTTGAAAGAAGCTCGAAAAGAAAGGTTCTATTGTGTGTTAAGTCAGGATAGTCTTGGAGGCTTAAGTAAGCAACGTCGGGTTGTTATTCCAAGAGGCATTTCAGTCATCGATCCTATGGAAACTACGTCTGATTCTCGTTCTTATACTTGTCATAATCCTAGATTTTCTCATTTACCGGATTCTATGTTGTTGAGGACAGTGAATGCATATGATAGAACTAGGTATGTACACAATGAGTATTTCCTTAACGACGTGTTTCGATTCGTGAATGCACGATACCTTGCTGTTCGAGCTGCTTCATCGTCGGAATTCCCTTCTTCAGTGAATCTGCTTTGGAATCTACATACACTTATTATTTCATCCAGGAATAACCTAATAGCACCTATTGAAATATGGAAAATGCATCGACTTAGTCATGTCGAATGCGCGTCAGGAGGATTGCATCTGCCAGATCCTCCAAGCCGCGACAACGAAATTGTTGTCATGGAGAATCTACACACGCTCACAGGGGTGAAGAATTTCAATCTGAATGAAGAGGTGGTTAAAAGAATTCCGAATATAAAGAAATTGCGTATTAGGTATGTGGAGTCACTAATCGAGAGACATAACTGTCTGAGCTATCTCGAATGTATGAGAAAGCTGGAAACCTTCCGTTGCTCAATCAAAGAAGGATGTGAAGAGTATCTGCACAATATTAGCTTCCCACACTCCCTCATGAAGTTGACTATCAATGCCTCATTTGATTTTGAGTTGGAAGACATGTTGCAGAAGATAGGTTCGTTGCCCCTTCTTCAGAAGCTCGTGTTGGAACATGGTTTCTTCGGAACATGCACGTGGGAAACATGTGAAGGCCAGTTTCCAGCCCTCAAGTTATTGTCATTGGGGATGTGTGGTGATCTTGAAAATTGGATTATGTCGGACGACTTTCCTCGTCTTCAGGAGATTTGTTTGTATGGATTGAGAAGGCTGACGATGATCCCTGCAGAACTCGGAAGAAAAGACAGCATGAAATCAATTTTGTTGGATAATTGTAGCGAATCAGCAATGAGTTCGGCGAAAGAAGTGTTGGATGAACAAGAGGAGTTTTTCGGGAAGGAAGAAGCGCTTCGTGTTCGAGTTGTATGTCAAAAAAACAATGCTCAAGTACTGCATTATCTGGTGAGCTCCAACTTTCACGTTTCTTTGGTTAGATGGTTCATTTCGATACTAATGAgatagaaaaatcaaatgatggTAGAGGGAACCGTGGAAACCGTGGAAACCTCCTAGTATTCCAGATCAGTGTGTGCttatgtgatttttaattttttgtctttttatgttaaattatGTCTATAGATTTGTCTTTATGTGtgttcatttctttttctttctaataatGACTTGTATTTGATGCAATTTTATTCTACAGCCACTACTTCAGTTGTATACGGTGCAACTCATTGGGCAAACATTAAAGTGTACTCCTATGATAGTaccagtgttttaaaaatcggactGGAACGGCTGGTTAGACCGGTTCAACCTAAAAACAACTAGCACATTGAATCGCCGCGAACCAATGGAATTGGCCGGTCAGACCGGTCCGAACATTAACCAGAAACCggtttttcactttttcaaaaaatggttttaaaatttgttgttgctAGAACTTGAATACATGACCTCATCTCTAAATACCAACTCCTTTAACACTCCACCACATGgtcatttttgaaatattttgaatattaattattcttatacattaaatctgaaattctttttccaccgaaactaataattcattttaattttatattcttttatgcaattgttaattataatatatttcatatattttaattatacttttacaatcactaatattttacaatataGGAGTTTATAATTATACATAGAGTTTAATTAGGGGTACTTAAACAGTTCTCCGGTTCTCGgtaaaccggaaccggaacagGAAAAACCGGTTCCGATTCCGGTACcggttccaactttttaaataaaatcggtTTTGGTtctgaaccggaaccgacagGTTACTAACCGGGAAccggattataattcaatttttattttttaataatttaatatactaataaatccaatttaattgaagtttgtttttaatttacaaaagaacttatacaaatacaatatcatttcatatgatagaaatttaattttatactaacaaatttatgtaataattCATTAACATGCGATTTTAACttgtttgtgaataatttagtAACTGTTCcgttataaaccaaaaagtcacaacaagatcaattattattagaagttccattgaatatttgtttagccaaaaaaagaaaaatgtaattcaatttttaaaactcatttaaaaaaaaaattgccaaAGTttagaaatcctattttttaattaaaaaattgctaacataaaGTAGTCCGACCTACTGCACTTGGCATCActcttatccatatatgaatattattatattgttggtttttactttttatgtacttatttgaatttttaggtattatttgttatatttattgatgttggattattatttttttttagtattgaactatttaaaattataaataattttgaattaaaattacacatcggttccggttcggaaccggaatcgaccggttcttaaccgactggttccaaaccggaaccgatcggttccggttccggttccagtgaaagggttggcagcggaagcgtacttaaatcgat
The nucleotide sequence above comes from Salvia hispanica cultivar TCC Black 2014 chromosome 5, UniMelb_Shisp_WGS_1.0, whole genome shotgun sequence. Encoded proteins:
- the LOC125189843 gene encoding putative late blight resistance protein homolog R1B-8 — encoded protein: MGGIGKTTLSTHVFQNPLIRDRYDVCVWATVSQSYNIGEIFGEILDQIRGKSSGKSEDELGEELHKYLFGGKYLVVMDDMWSIEVWDKLKFFLPKNDNGSRVLVTTRLSNLASELSESHTLDMSFLEVDSSWELFSKIVFGDKPFPFELKEIGKKILEKCNGLPLSIVVIGGLLAKSEPTRKYWEHIEGNLSSTVNSENAEYCFRILKLSYNHLPAHIKPCFMYMGVFEEDRAIRVSTLINLWVCEGFLKPVNNKSLETVAEEYLKELVDRNLVIVHELGLLGNMKYCKIHDLLRDLSLKEARKERFYCVLSQDSLGGLSKQRRVVIPRGISVIDPMETTSDSRSYTCHNPRFSHLPDSMLLRTVNAYDRTRYVHNEYFLNDVFRFVNARYLAVRAASSSEFPSSVNLLWNLHTLIISSRNNLIAPIEIWKMHRLSHVECASGGLHLPDPPSRDNEIVVMENLHTLTGVKNFNLNEEVVKRIPNIKKLRIRYVESLIERHNCLSYLECMRKLETFRCSIKEGCEEYLHNISFPHSLMKLTINASFDFELEDMLQKIGSLPLLQKLVLEHGFFGTCTWETCEGQFPALKLLSLGMCGDLENWIMSDDFPRLQEICLYGLRRLTMIPAELGRKDSMKSILLDNCSESAMSSAKEVLDEQEEFFGKEEALRVRVVCQKNNAQVLHYLVSSNFHVSLVRWFISILMR